The following proteins are encoded in a genomic region of Corylus avellana chromosome ca4, CavTom2PMs-1.0:
- the LOC132178747 gene encoding purple acid phosphatase 3-like, with protein MAAFWNKPVLLCLTLSAILSLCSVLSTAEFQQFEQDPKADGSLSFLVVGDWGRRGGFNQSEVAVQMGIIGEKLDIDFVISTGDNFYDGGLKGVDDPAFDESFTNIYTAPSLQKQWYNVLGNHDYRGDVMAQLSPILTKLDSRWLCLRSFILNAEIVEFFFVDTTPFVDKYFKDPKDDVYDWRGVLPRKQYLSNILKDLDLALKESSAKWKIVVGHHTIRSAGQHGNTNELVLQLLPILEENNVDLYINGHDHCLEHISSPHSRIQFLTSGGGSKAWRGDVDWRNPEEMKFFYDGQGFMSVQITQTRVDIAFYDVFGNVLHTWDTSKQLYAAA; from the exons ATGGCTGCCTTTTGGAACAAACCAGTGCTCTTATGTCTTACATTGTCTGCTATCCTAAGCTTGTGTTCGGTTCTTTCAACAGCAGAGTTCCAGCAGTTTGAGCAAGACCCAAAAGCCGACGGCTCTCTTAGCTTTTTGGTGGTCGGAGACTGGGGAAGAAGAGGAGGTTTCAACCAATCTGAAGTTGCTGTGCAG ATGGGAATAATTGGAGAGAAGCTGGACATTGATTTTGTGATTTCAACCGGCGATAATTTTTACGATGGTGGATTGAAAGGCGTAGATGATCCGGCATTCGATGAGTCATTTACCAATATCTACACAGCGCCTAGCTTGCAAAAGCAGTGGTACAATG TGTTGGGAAATCATGACTACAGGGGAGATGTTATGGCGCAACTGAGTCCCATCCTTACGAAACTGGATAGCAGATGGCTTTGCTTGAGGTCTTTTATTCTCAATGCTG aaaTTGTGGAATTTTTCTTCGTGGACACAACTCCTTTTGTCGATAAATACTTCAAGGACCCAAAGGACGATGTCTATGACTGGAGAGGCGTATTACCTCGAAAGCAATACCTTTCAAATATCCTAAAG GATTTGGATTTGGCATTAAAAGAATCGAGTGCAAAGTGGAAGATCGTGGTCGGTCACCATACCATCAGAAGTGCTGGACAACATGGTAACACCAATGAGCTTGTACTCCAGCTTCTTCCAATCCTTGAG GAAAACAATGTTGATCTTTACATAAATGGGCATGATCATTGCTTGGAACACATAAGTAGTCCGCACAG TCGAATTCAATTTTTGACAAGCGGAGGCGGGTCAAAGGCGTGGAGGGGTGACGTTGATTGGCGGAATCCAGAGGAAATGAAGTTTTTCTACGACGGGCAAGGATTCATGTCGGTGCAAATTACTCAAACCAGAGTTGACATTGCATTCTATGATGTTTTTGGCAATGTTTTGCACACGTGGGACACATCCAAGCAGCTCTACGCTGCCGCGTAG
- the LOC132177798 gene encoding annexin D5 isoform X2: protein MSTVTIPPVLTTPRDDAIQLYRAFKGFGCDTAAVINILAHRDATQRALIQQEYRTMYSAELNKRLSSELSGNVKRAVLLWMHDPVARDATIVRQALSGDIIDLKAATEVICSRTPSQILQFKQAYFAMFGVYLEHDIEYQASGDHKKLLLAYATTPRYEGLEVDRVMVEKDAKALFKAGEKRLGTDEKTFIHIFSERSRAHLAAVDSAYYDIYGNALKKAVKKETSGHFEYALLTILQCAHNPGKYFAKNTSIICDGYPSCGNLRGMCWCNPTCEDVGLFGCRWFVIGLTCWLCGGMW from the exons atgtcaACCGTGACCATACCTCCGGTTCTAACCACGCCTCGCGACGACGCTATCCAACTCTACCGTGCTTTCAAAG GATTTGGTTGTGACACTGCAGCAGTTATCAATATTCTTGCTCATCGGGATGCAACACAGCGTGCTCTCATTCAACAAGAATATAGAACCATGTATTCTGCGGAGCTTAACAAACGTTTATCTTCAGAGCTTAGTGGCAATGTCAAG AGAGCAGTTTTACTCTGGATGCATGATCCTGTGGCACGGGATGCTACCATAGTGAGGCAGGCCTTGAGTGGTGACATTATTGATCTCAAAGCTGCTACTGAAGTAATATGTTCTCGAACACCATCTCAGATTCTACAATTTAAACAAGCTTATTTTGCAATGTTTGGTGTGTACCTTGAGCATGACATTGAATATCAAGCCTCTGGAGATCATAAAAAG TTACTGCTTGCGTATGCAACTACACCACGCTATGAAGGCCTGGAAGTTGATAGAGTGATGGTAGAGAAGGATGCAAAAGCTCTCTTTAAAGCCGGGGAGAAGAGACTGGGAACTGATGAGAAGACTTTCATACACATTTTCAGTGAAAGAAGCAGGGCACATTTGGCTGCAGTTGATTCTGCTTACTATGATATTTATGGAAACGCATTGAAAAAG GCAGTGAAAAAAGAAACATCTGGACACTTTGAGTATGCCCTTTTGACTATCTTACAATGTGCTCACAATCCGGGAAAGTATTTTGCAAAG AATACCTCCATTATTTGTGATGGCTATCCAAGTTGTGGAAACCTGAGAGGAATGTGCTGGTGTAACCCTACCTGCGAGGATGTTGGCTTATTCGGGTGTAGGTGGTTTGTCATAGGCCTAACATGCTGGTTGTGTGGTGGCATGTGGTGA
- the LOC132177798 gene encoding annexin D5 isoform X1, which translates to MSTVTIPPVLTTPRDDAIQLYRAFKGFGCDTAAVINILAHRDATQRALIQQEYRTMYSAELNKRLSSELSGNVKRAVLLWMHDPVARDATIVRQALSGDIIDLKAATEVICSRTPSQILQFKQAYFAMFGVYLEHDIEYQASGDHKKLLLAYATTPRYEGLEVDRVMVEKDAKALFKAGEKRLGTDEKTFIHIFSERSRAHLAAVDSAYYDIYGNALKKAVKKETSGHFEYALLTILQCAHNPGKYFAKVLHKAMKGLGTDDTTLIRIVVTRAEIDMQYIKAEYQRKHGKFLNDAVNSETSGHYRAFLLSLLGPTR; encoded by the exons atgtcaACCGTGACCATACCTCCGGTTCTAACCACGCCTCGCGACGACGCTATCCAACTCTACCGTGCTTTCAAAG GATTTGGTTGTGACACTGCAGCAGTTATCAATATTCTTGCTCATCGGGATGCAACACAGCGTGCTCTCATTCAACAAGAATATAGAACCATGTATTCTGCGGAGCTTAACAAACGTTTATCTTCAGAGCTTAGTGGCAATGTCAAG AGAGCAGTTTTACTCTGGATGCATGATCCTGTGGCACGGGATGCTACCATAGTGAGGCAGGCCTTGAGTGGTGACATTATTGATCTCAAAGCTGCTACTGAAGTAATATGTTCTCGAACACCATCTCAGATTCTACAATTTAAACAAGCTTATTTTGCAATGTTTGGTGTGTACCTTGAGCATGACATTGAATATCAAGCCTCTGGAGATCATAAAAAG TTACTGCTTGCGTATGCAACTACACCACGCTATGAAGGCCTGGAAGTTGATAGAGTGATGGTAGAGAAGGATGCAAAAGCTCTCTTTAAAGCCGGGGAGAAGAGACTGGGAACTGATGAGAAGACTTTCATACACATTTTCAGTGAAAGAAGCAGGGCACATTTGGCTGCAGTTGATTCTGCTTACTATGATATTTATGGAAACGCATTGAAAAAG GCAGTGAAAAAAGAAACATCTGGACACTTTGAGTATGCCCTTTTGACTATCTTACAATGTGCTCACAATCCGGGAAAGTATTTTGCAAAG GTTTTGCACAAGGCAATGAAGGGTTTGGGAACAGACGACACAACACTTATAAGGATAGTTGTTACGAGGGCTGAGATTGATATGCAGTATATAAAGGCAGAGTACCAGAGGAAACATGGAAAATTTTTGAATGATGCTGTGAACTCAGAGACATCAGGCCATTACAGGgcctttcttctctctcttttaggCCCTACTCGTTAG
- the LOC132179503 gene encoding purple acid phosphatase 3-like, which yields MAAFWNKPVLLCLTLSAILSLCSVLSTAEFQQFEQDPKADGSLSFLVVGDWGRRGGFNQSEVAVQMGIIGEKLDIDFVISTGDNFYDGGLKGVDDPAFDESFTNIYTAPSLQKQWYNVLGNHDYRGDVMAQLSPILTKLDSRWLCLRSFILNAEIVEFFFVDTTPFVDKYFKDPKDDVYDWRGVLPRKQYLSNILKVV from the exons ATGGCTGCCTTTTGGAACAAACCAGTGCTCTTATGTCTTACATTGTCTGCTATCCTAAGCTTGTGTTCGGTTCTTTCAACAGCAGAGTTCCAGCAGTTTGAGCAAGACCCAAAAGCCGACGGCTCTCTTAGCTTTTTGGTGGTCGGAGACTGGGGAAGAAGAGGAGGTTTCAACCAATCTGAAGTTGCTGTGCAG ATGGGAATAATTGGAGAGAAGCTGGACATTGATTTTGTGATTTCAACCGGCGATAATTTTTACGATGGTGGATTGAAAGGCGTAGATGATCCGGCATTCGATGAGTCATTTACCAATATCTACACAGCGCCTAGCTTGCAAAAGCAGTGGTACAATG TGTTGGGAAATCATGACTACAGGGGAGATGTTATGGCGCAACTGAGTCCCATCCTTACGAAACTGGATAGCAGATGGCTTTGCTTGAGGTCTTTTATTCTCAATGCTG aaaTTGTGGAATTTTTCTTCGTGGACACAACTCCTTTTGTCGATAAATACTTCAAGGACCCAAAGGACGATGTCTATGACTGGAGAGGCGTATTACCTCGAAAGCAATACCTTTCAAATATCCTAAAGGTTgtttaa